The genomic region CTTTCTTTCAGTATCTGTATACTTTCCCATGTTTGTGGCTGAAATCCCTCCATTATATCTACTACTAGTATTGCTATATCAGCTACACTACCCCCTCTTCTCCTAAGATTACTGAATAATTCGTGACCCGGAGTGTCGACAAATAATAATCCGGGAATTTCTATTTTAAGCTTTGGAAAATATTTTTTCAAAGGCTCCGCGACTTTTCTGAGAACAGATGCTGGAACAATACTTGCTCCAACATGCTGGGTTATTTCGCCTGGTTCTTTCTTAGCAACAGCTGTTCCCCTGATCTTATCTAATAGAGTCGTCTTACCATGATCAACATGTCCTAGTACAACAACTATTGGTTGCCTAATCCATGATTTTCCGGATTTAACACTGCTCATATCGTTGCTCACCTTTTTCTCCCTAAATGCTTATTTTCTTCATTTGTGTTTATGGATTAGTTGCTTATTGAAATTACCGCATATACCATGATAAATGGTTTTTCAAACAATACATTATTAATTTCTCTTAATCAGCAATATTCGAAAACTATAGAAACCTTTAAAACAATGGTTAATAAATAATTGTGGGGTGTTATACAGGGGTAGAAACAGTATTTAATGCTTAAAACTATAGCTCTAAAAGGTTTAACCCCCTGTATAACACAGTATCCACCGGGAAACTGGTGGTGGGGTGTATATAGATGGCTGATTTCAAAATCGTAATATCCGATCCCCAGGCTCCAAAAGAAGAAACTGTTGTAAAAGTTAAAGTAGTAGGAGATCCAGAAATAAAGTTTGATGAGAATGTGAAGGAAGGATTCGAACTACCAATATTGAAGATGAATAGTAAAACAGCTGAGAAAATAAAAGCAGTTCATGGAGTAGCAACTATAAGAATGTATAAGCCTGGCACTAAAGACAAAGTTAAAATTACTGGAAAAATTATTGTGGATGATAATATTCCAGAAAATGAAGTTAGAGTGAATGCTGAACAACTAGTCAATGCTACTGGTACGAACGAGCTGGAAGGAGAACTCTTCAGAGCTAGAGCATGGCAGATTAGAATAAATGATGATAGAACAAAACTGCTTATAGGATTAAAAATTGGAGACGAATTTGACGGCTCAATTGTAGGGCTTAAAAACGTTAAGTTAAAGATAAGGGGTGGAAGCGATAATAGCGGTTTTCCTATGAGACCAGATGTGATGGGTGGCGTGAAGAAGAGAGTGTTATTATCTGGTCCTCCAGGCTTCCATCCGAGAGAGAAGGGAGAACGTAGAAGAAAAATGATTCGAGGAAATACTATCACTGAAGATATTGTCCAGATCAATACAGTAATTAAATATGTTTAAGAATAATATTGTTTATTAAAGAACATTGTTTTTGTTTTCCAATATTTTCCCTAGCATTATTGATTTGGAGGTGTATATGTATATTGCCTTGGAAGATGAAACAGCCTGAAGTAAACATTGGTGTTGTAGGACATGTTGATCATGGTAAGACAACGCTTGTACAGGCATTAACAGGCATATGGACAGCCAAGCATAGTGAAGAATTGAAAAGAGGAATGACCATCCGTTTAGGATACGCCGATGGAAACATAGCATACTGTGAAAACCTAGAACCCCCCGAAGCATATACTACTGAACAAATATGCCCTGATGGTTCAGAATCGAAACTTCTGAGAAGAGTCAGCTATGTTGATGCGCCGGGACATGAAGCTTTGATGGCAACTATGCTTAGTGGAGCAGCATTAATGGATGGAGCATTACTTGTAATAGCAGCTAATGAGCCTTGTCCACAGCCCCAGACACTAGAGCACTTCGTAGCCCTTGACATCATTGGTGTTAGGAACCTAGTAATTGTTCAGAACAAGATAGATGTAGTATCTAAGGAAAGAGCATTGGAAAACTATAGGGAAATAAAAAAGTTTGTAAAGGGGACATGGGCTGAAAATGCACCAATAATCCCGGTTAGTGCACTACACAAAGCCAACATAGATGCTCTACTACAAGCGATGCAAGAGGAAATACCAACTCCTAAAAGAGACTTGTCTAAACCTCCATTAATGTATGTAGCTAGAAGCTTTGATGTGAACAAGCCAGGGACAAGGCCTGAGGATTTAAAGGGAGGGGTTATTGGAGGTTCGTTGATGCAGGGTGTTCTACGAGTAGGTGATGAAATTGAGATTAGGCCTGGAATCAGAGTACCTATAGGGGGAGGTAAGGGTAGATACAGATATGAACCAATTATCAGCGAAGTGGTTAGTTTAAAATTCGGTAATTTAAGTGTAGAAGAAGCTAAGCCCGGAGGATTATTAGCTATAGGTACAAAGCTTGATCCATCCCTTACAAAATCAGATGCATTAATCGGTAACATAGTTGGAAAACCAGGCCATCTACCACCTGTAACAACCCATATTAAGGCTCGTTATAAGCTCCTACAAAGAGTTGTTGGAATGAAGGAAATGATCCAGACTAAACCAATTAGCAGAGGAGAAGTAGTTGTTATAACAGCAGGTACAGCTATTCGTGTAGGAATAGTTCGTAATGTAACAAGCGATACTATAGAGATAAATCTTAGAGACCCCATTGTCGCGTGGGAGGGCTCTAGAATAGCTATCAGTAGAAGAGTTCTTGGAAGATGGAGACTAGCTGGATGGGGTATTGTAGAAGAAGTATCAAGCTAAGAACGAGGGCATAAATATTTTGCCTAAGAAGCCTTTAATTTTACTAGATACAAATATGTTACTATTAATTGCCGATGGAATCAATGTTTTTGAACAAATAGAAGAAAAAATCTTGGCAAAACCAGAATACATTGTTTTAAAACCAGTCATTGAAGAACTAGAAAAAATAATGAACAAGGGAAACCCATCTCTTCGTAGAAAAGCAAGATTCGCACTAGAAATCGCTAAGAAATTCTGTAAAATAGTAGATATTAGAACAATGCCGGGAGAAAAAGTAGATGATCTACTTATCAGGTATGCTATGCAAAACAATGCCGCAGTAGCAACCAATGATAGAGAACTGAGAAAAAAGCTGCGAGAAAAAGGTATTCCAGA from Staphylothermus marinus F1 harbors:
- a CDS encoding PIN domain-containing protein; translated protein: MPKKPLILLDTNMLLLIADGINVFEQIEEKILAKPEYIVLKPVIEELEKIMNKGNPSLRRKARFALEIAKKFCKIVDIRTMPGEKVDDLLIRYAMQNNAAVATNDRELRKKLREKGIPEIYLREEGMIIEVEGLEI
- a CDS encoding 30S ribosomal protein S6e — translated: MADFKIVISDPQAPKEETVVKVKVVGDPEIKFDENVKEGFELPILKMNSKTAEKIKAVHGVATIRMYKPGTKDKVKITGKIIVDDNIPENEVRVNAEQLVNATGTNELEGELFRARAWQIRINDDRTKLLIGLKIGDEFDGSIVGLKNVKLKIRGGSDNSGFPMRPDVMGGVKKRVLLSGPPGFHPREKGERRRKMIRGNTITEDIVQINTVIKYV
- a CDS encoding translation initiation factor IF-2 subunit gamma, which translates into the protein MPWKMKQPEVNIGVVGHVDHGKTTLVQALTGIWTAKHSEELKRGMTIRLGYADGNIAYCENLEPPEAYTTEQICPDGSESKLLRRVSYVDAPGHEALMATMLSGAALMDGALLVIAANEPCPQPQTLEHFVALDIIGVRNLVIVQNKIDVVSKERALENYREIKKFVKGTWAENAPIIPVSALHKANIDALLQAMQEEIPTPKRDLSKPPLMYVARSFDVNKPGTRPEDLKGGVIGGSLMQGVLRVGDEIEIRPGIRVPIGGGKGRYRYEPIISEVVSLKFGNLSVEEAKPGGLLAIGTKLDPSLTKSDALIGNIVGKPGHLPPVTTHIKARYKLLQRVVGMKEMIQTKPISRGEVVVITAGTAIRVGIVRNVTSDTIEINLRDPIVAWEGSRIAISRRVLGRWRLAGWGIVEEVSS